TTTAAACACGGTTTGTTCTTTTATATCACTAGATAAAGCTTCTAAGGCTACACCAACTCTATGATATCTTAACTTCCATTGTTCATCTTCGGATGTATTAGGATCACCTAAAGGATACGGAATAGATATGGTAGGAACCATTCTATTTGCTCCTACTGTTTTTGCAACAGGGATTAAATTTGCCATTTGAACTACAGTAATTCCTGATCTTTCAATTTCTTTTACAATTGTTGCACCGCAACGTGTACAAGTACCTCAGGTAGATGTTAGTATAACGGCATTTACTCCAGCTGATTTCATGTCTTCTACCATTTCTTTACCCATTCTAGATGCTTCACCTTGGGTAGTACCTGTACCTACTGTTGTATAGAAATAATCATGCACTTTTCCAATTCTTCCTTCACTTTCATATGCACGTAGAGCATCTAGTGGAAGGACAACATTTGGATTGGCATCAGCAGCTGCTGGGTCAAAACCAGCATGTATAGTTTTGTATACTCCTGACTCTAACATATTTAGTTTAGATATATCATATTTTCCCCATCTTGTAGCAGAAGCAGACTGTATTTTATCAGGATTTTCTACAGGAACAATACCACCAGTTGTAGCAAGAGCTATTTTTGCTTGAGATAAATCTTTAATAGCTGGAGCAATAGGTACTAAATCAGATGCAGGTATGGGAAGCTCAGTTTCAAATTTTTCACCATTTAATTTTTTAAGTAACATGTTAATTACTCTATCAGTTGCAGGAATTGTAGGATCTAACCACACCTGATGTCTTATACTTCTACTGAAATATCCTTCGTCGTCTGCTGATAGTAATTTTTCACCATTTAATAATTTTGTACCAAAGTTAGCCATTTTTAAAATATCTTTTCTCATTGAAGCAGCACTTGATCCACCTTTAAATATATAAAGATCTTTTCTAAACATCTCTACACCAGGATTTTCATCATTCATAGAACTAATTACAGGTACTTTAAATTTATCTTT
This genomic stretch from Gottschalkia purinilytica harbors:
- the grdH gene encoding betaine reductase selenoprotein B, whose product is MKKAILYVNQFFGQIGGEDVADFRPEIRDGLVGPAMELDRRLGDNIKVTHTIICGDNFMGSNTEEALDIILEFLSDKEFDIFFAGPAFRAGRYGTACGHICKAVKDKFKVPVISSMNDENPGVEMFRKDLYIFKGGSSAASMRKDILKMANFGTKLLNGEKLLSADDEGYFSRSIRHQVWLDPTIPATDRVINMLLKKLNGEKFETELPIPASDLVPIAPAIKDLSQAKIALATTGGIVPVENPDKIQSASATRWGKYDISKLNMLESGVYKTIHAGFDPAAADANPNVVLPLDALRAYESEGRIGKVHDYFYTTVGTGTTQGEASRMGKEMVEDMKSAGVNAVILTSTUGTCTRCGATIVKEIERSGITVVQMANLIPVAKTVGANRMVPTISIPYPLGDPNTSEDEQWKLRYHRVGVALEALSSDIKEQTVFKVKI